In Oncorhynchus masou masou isolate Uvic2021 chromosome 31, UVic_Omas_1.1, whole genome shotgun sequence, the sequence ACTGAATATTCACTGAATTAAAATATGCGTTTTTAAATGATAAAGGAATCCACAGGAATCTATAAATAGGCCACAAAAGGCCATCAGGTGAATAGTGGGCTACACACCGCTATATGCACGACCGTGTAACACACAGCACTCCGTTCAAGAGAAGATAGAATTCCAAatgtcctgtctgtctttctccagGCATAATCCTAGCCTGGCAAGTGAAAGGTAATGCGTCAGCGGCTTTGTGTGTAGAGAATGAGGCTCAATGTCAGAAGGGACGgcgagaggtgaggaggggatgagaggtgagttgagttgagggttgaggagactgatggaGGATGAAGTCCCTCACAATGTTTGGTCCCAAATCCCCCCAAAAGCGATGAGTCCATATAAATACATAACATGCAGTTGTCATCCAAGAAAATGTAACAAAAGTATTCCCGAAAGGACAGCAAAATAGCGCACATGACCTGCATGGTTGATTTAGGGTATATAACGTCTTCTATATTATGCCATAGGCTTACTGTTTGAATGCTCAAAACATGAAAAACATAGACTATATGAAATTGGGGTAAATTATAGCCTACAaataagacattaaaacaaaATAAATAGTTAAGAGTTACCTTTCAGTTAAATTgactacatgtactgtaggcctaAATTTACGATTTAGGCCGATTGAGCAAGTTTTGTAAACACAGATTATTAATGATCACTTGACACTTTTGAGGGAGATGTCCCACGAAACAAAATGCACACAAATGTTTTCTTTGTCCtttttaaaatacaaaataacgaCGGCAACACACAACGAATAAGATCTATACAGGCTATTTCTAACAATGTAATCCACAAACCTAATTTAACACGGAACATTTACCTAACCGCATTCTCATTAAATATCACCACAAAATGTGTAAAGATATTTTTTAAAAATATTAATTTGCGTCTTTGCCAATCCCCACCTTTACGCACGGAAACTTTACGATCCTGACAAAATTAACAAGTTTATTTTCCTCTTTTAAAAAAAAGATACAATTTTCTAAACTGTGAAACTCACATGAAGAACTCTGGGGATGAGGGGGTGTTGTCACTGCTGGATCCGTTTTCTCTGAAGCCGTTGGTGATGAGCTTCTCGTACTTGTCCTTGTATGCGTCCCTCTCCCTGGCCAGTCGCGACATCTCCGCCTTGAGGTGGTCCACCTGCTGGACCAGCTGCGTCTTCTCACCCTCCAGAACATGTCTCTGCTGGACCCGCTTGTAGCGGCATGACTGGGCATAGCCTCTGTTCTTTAGGGTCCTCCTCTTCTGTTTCAGCCGGATCACCTCCTCTTTGCTGACCCCGCGGAGGTGTCGGTTCAGCTCCCGTACTGACATGGTCACCAGCTGGTCGTCCGAAAACCGGTCGTCCAGGTCCAGGTGTCCCATGTGTTGGTGGCTGGCCGCCGAGCTAGCGTTGGACGGGACCCCGGTGGAGGGGTGGTGTCCCCCGgcgtggtggtgatggtggtggtggtggtggggacctCCGTTCTGCGCTGCTGCTGCAGCGATAACAGCCGATACCACAGCGGCTGCTGAGCCCATCTCTTCCCCGGCCATGCCGCCACCTGCCCCGGCCGATCCGGCAAACTGCTGCCCTCTAGCATAGCCATCGAAGGACTGGAGCTGGTGGCTGCTGCTGATCAGCGCCTCTACCGCGTCTTCGGGGCTGAAGCCCAGCGCTTCGGGATTCAGCTGCTGTTGGTAGCCGCTCATCCAGTAAAAATCCTCCAGGTGAGCCTTCTGCTCGCTCCCGGAGCCCGGACTGGGCGCCGAAAAGCTTGGGGAAGGGGGAACCGAGCTGCAAGGCGTGCTCATCGGGGTGGAAGACAAGGATCCCCCGGTGATCAGACGGCTGCACTGGCTGATGCTGCGATCCGGCTCCACCGGCTCCTTTTTCACTTCAAACTTCATCAGATCGAAGTCATTAACATATTCCATGGCCAGGGGACTGGTGGGCAGGTCGGAGTTGCTCATTGCCAGTTCTGATGCCATCCTTTTGCTGCTGCTGACAGCAGTCCTCCAAACGGGTTGAGCAGCACCTGTCAAAGCGGGCTGCGGTGACACGCACTGAGCCAGCTtgatttctttatttattttatttaaaaaaaaatgtggaaaaaacaaGGGGTTTTCTAGCCTAATTGTGCTGCGCACGTTTTTGGTTTTTGAAATTGgatcttttttctctctctctctttaacgcAGTGTTTGCACAGACGCACTAGAACAGCGCGTGCGTCGCTCTCTCGTTtttcgccctctctctccttgtctgcaGGCAGTTCTGTGTGTTTCTAACATTTAACACTTCATGCCTTCTTTTAGGATTAGTGCGCGAAATTGAAGGAGGTTCACGTGAGGTGTCACTGGCAAATTCGTGCCTTGAAGAGAATAATAAATTAAAAAAACTCCACGCCAGGCTTGACGGagagagattttttttaaagggatCAACCCCCGCAGACGAGTTTAAATGCATTGCTGACTTTTATAGGCGTCCTGACGTCAGGGCTCAAATATGAAATGGCATTGGACTCACATCCAATGGGCTATCTCGCTCTGAGGGACAATTTGCATAATATTAGATGATCCAATATTTTGGGAAAGGAACGAGCCTATCAGTTAACTCACTCCGGACTAGAATTTAAAGACAGTGAAAACAAAATAAAGAAAGACATAGCCTATTGATTATTACGATTTTCAACAGGTAGATGTTCATCCCGTTTCTTTCAATAAAGTTGTCTATAAATACCTACATAGGCTATAAGCAACATAGAAAATACAGTTAATTGTCTATTAGCTACCTTATCAATAGATTTACAGAAGTTTATGACACTATTGACGTTAATCAATCAAACTGTAGGCTATTTTTGTCAGCATAACAAAGAGGTATAGGCTATACCTTTTAAACATTGGGGTTTTAAAACGAATATAATATATCCAATTGCTTATAATATCAGGGTAGTGTTAGGTGGTAGTTAGTAGGCCCTAGGAATATTATGTAGCGTGTAAGTATTTAGAACTAATATGTCTTTCATTGTGAAACGATGTAGGTTCATTAACGTAAACACCGCTTAATCTTGGAACATTTACCAGTCAAATTGCACTCACTTCTCTCAGCCTATACGTGTATAAAACCTAATTCAGAGCAATTTATACAACTCTGGCCTTATGGACATGTTCAATTATGCGTTCTATGTTCTACTGATAGCCTACGTATTTTCTTTGACGATTTTCATATTCTCTGGTAGCAGTTCTTGGTCAGGGAAGTCATTTAAAGTACTGTACACTTGTGTTTTTGTCGATAGGGTTGTGAAAGCTTGGGTCCGGCCATGTGAATGGCTGTTAGCAAACCCAACAGCGCCACCCTTTGGAATGAAACAGTGGCCGAGGTAACGAACATTAGAAATGGCAGGTGGGTGATATGATCCCCTCTGAAGATACAAGGGTTCTCTGTTTCTGTTTATCATTACTTTGCTTGACAATAACACATATTAGGGGAGATTGGGGTAAATTAAGTCATATTTACATTCAGCCTCACTCCGTCAAGGGAAGTCAAGTATTCTTTATCACAaagatatctatatatatttcaggatgttgtgtatctcTGGAAATAGttaatgtaaacattacagttttgaaaacatagcttgtccaaaaaaaCTGGTCTCTTGGCTAAACTTACCCCAGGtatgggacagggtaagttaagccatgggacagggtaagttaagcatgggacagggtaagttaagccatgggacagggtaagttaagccatgggacagggtaagttaagccatgggacagggtaggttgagccatgggacagggtaagttaagccatgggacagggtaagttaagccatgGGACCGGGTAGGTTAAGccatgggacagggtaagttaagcatgggacagggtaggttgagccatgggacagggtaagttaagccatgggacagggtaggttaagcatgggacagggtaggttgagccatgggacagggtaagttaagccatgGGACAGGGTAGGTTAAGCATGgaacagggtaagttaagccatgggacagggtaggttaagcatgggacagggtaggttgagccatgggacagggtaagttaagccatgggacagggtaggttaagccatgggacagggtatgttaagccatgggacagggtaagttaagcatGGGACAGGGTAGGTTAAGCATGGGACAGGGTAGATTAAGccatgggacagggtaagttaagccatgggacagggtaagttaagccatgGGACAGGGTAGGTTAAGCCATGGGACAGGGTAGGTTAAGCCATGgtacagggtaagttaagccatgGGACAGGGTAGGTTAAGCCATGGGACAGGGTAAGTAAAGcatgggacagggtaagttaagccatgggacagggtaagttaagcatGGGACAGGGTGAGTTAAGcatgggacagggtaagttaagcatGGAACAGGGTAAATTAAGCCATGGGACAGGATAAGTTAAGCCATGGGACAGGGTGAATTAAGcatgggacagggtaagttaagccatgGGACAGGGTAAATTAAGcatgggacagggtaagttaagccatgggacagggtaggttaagccatgggacagggtaagttaagcatgggacagggtaagttaagcatgggacagggtaagttaagccatgggacagggtaagttaagccatgggacagggtaagttaagcatgggacagggtaagttaagccatgGGACAGGGTAAATTAAGCCATGGGACAAGGTAAGTTAAGccatgggacagggtaagttaagctatgggacagggtaagttaagccatgggacagggtaagttaagccatgggacagggtaagttaagccatgGGACAGGGTAGGTTAAGCCATGGGACAGGGTAAATTAAGTTTGGGACAGGGTAAATTAAGTCATGGGACAGGGTAGGTTAAGCCGCCTACACATTTCTCTACTGAATTAGATATTACCACCAGGGTCATAACTAGACATGAGGACACCGAGGTCCGGACCTCTGTCATTTTTTCTAATTAAACACAAAATTATATCTGGTACACAATAAAGTTATGGTTCAACATGTAAATATTGCTCCCAGTGTTGAAGCTTAGGAACACTTATATTCTTGATCTGACAGTTCTCATCGTGCCTGTATTTGGGAGATGCTGGAAAAAGGCCATTTAAAATCTGTCGTGTCTACAGACATCCCCTACACAAGTAAAAACTGCCTCTCTGAGAATTTGTGCACAGCTGGTAAGTAGTCGCTTATTGATAGGcctatgtcagtcagtcagtcaggtggcTAGCTGCCGACAGAGACTTCTATTGCAGTAACATTGAAGGGCTTTGGCTAGTATTACTTAGCCAGCTAAGAATGCAGTAAGAAACTAACGTTAAACGGAGCATATCTCAGCAGGAGCAAAAAATAGGCTCCTCCCatggacaaaaatataaacacatgtaaagttttggtcccatgtttcatgagctgaaataaaaaatcccagaaatttcccatatgcacaaaaagctttttttctctcacattttgtgcacaaatttgtttacatccctgttagtgagcatttatcatttgccaagataatccatccacctgacaggtgtggcatatcaagaagctgattaaactgcatgatcattacacaggtgcacctcgtgctggggacaataaatggaACACTTTAAACTGTGCAGTTTGTCACATAACTCAATGCAACAGATGTCTAAAAtcttgagggagcatgcaattggatgactgcaggaatgtccaatcAGAgcatgtaatgttaatttctcaaccaCAAGCAACAtcgtttttgagaatttggcagtacgtccaacctgtatttaactaggcaagtcagttaagaacaaattcttatttaaaaggGCGGTCTACCCTtgacaaacccggacgacgctgggccaattgtgcgccgccctacaggactcccaatcacggccggatgtgatacagcctgtattcaaaccagggactgtaatgacatctcttgcactgagatgcagtgccttagaccactgcaccactcgggaacctgcctcacaaccgcagacacctgtgtaaccacgccagctcaTGACCTCCACATTTGGTTTCTTCACCTACGGggtcatctgagaccagccacccggacagctgatgaaactgtgggtttgcacaaccgaagagtttctgcacaaactgtcagaaaccatctcagggaagctcatctgcgtgctcgtcgtcctcaccagggtcttgacctgactacaGTTTGGCGTAACCGACTTCACTGAGCAAATGTTCacattcgatggccactggcacggtgg encodes:
- the LOC135524311 gene encoding transcription factor Maf-like, giving the protein MASELAMSNSDLPTSPLAMEYVNDFDLMKFEVKKEPVEPDRSISQCSRLITGGSLSSTPMSTPCSSVPPSPSFSAPSPGSGSEQKAHLEDFYWMSGYQQQLNPEALGFSPEDAVEALISSSHQLQSFDGYARGQQFAGSAGAGGGMAGEEMGSAAAVVSAVIAAAAAQNGGPHHHHHHHHHAGGHHPSTGVPSNASSAASHQHMGHLDLDDRFSDDQLVTMSVRELNRHLRGVSKEEVIRLKQKRRTLKNRGYAQSCRYKRVQQRHVLEGEKTQLVQQVDHLKAEMSRLARERDAYKDKYEKLITNGFRENGSSSDNTPSSPEFFMTSRKFLHL